One stretch of Pomacea canaliculata isolate SZHN2017 linkage group LG1, ASM307304v1, whole genome shotgun sequence DNA includes these proteins:
- the LOC112566805 gene encoding uncharacterized protein LOC112566805 gives MGNRPTLYVLSALLFPLALAGFFVGFACPVWTVDNNNRNYGLWQTCEVVIQNCSYLSFYDHDFVMGTRAVEIAAAGLFFLTTLYLIIENIVSDFQGRILIARLGAGLLSILGGMAGLAGIITYAVKTNESVNNVKYGWALAINAAGSGLAIVLGVGLCLSGAFFEKGKKEKKPYSQSSDYELSAYNNPAMTFDDLTHQPPASAPGYAVYNGHVNYPGSRSSMAGGNPGYGPSMYHSPGISNGESMYNKVPQRHSYVDDGRLLPPGHVYDLSEGYRPSRSRSTSPRPPDYATPIARPAVAVSYPGYLDEPVGRTAFRGDDAGYLRNSRVVHPESRAYSNDDYYRGVRY, from the exons ATGGGGAACCGTCCCACTCTCTACGTCCTGTCTGCTCTGCTCTTTCCGTTGGCCTTGGCTGGCTTCTTCGTGGGTTTTGCTTGTCCAGTGTGGACagtggacaacaacaacaggaattACGGACTGTGGCAAACATGCGAGGTTGTGATCCAGAACTGCAGCTACCTCAGCTTCTATGACCACG ACTTCGTGATGGGCACGCGGGCGGTGGAGATCGCTGCTGCTGGTCTCTTCTTCTTGACCACCCTCTACCTGATCATCGAGAACATCGTCTCCGACTTCCAGGGCCGTATTCTTATTGCCCGACTGGGCGCCGGTCTTCTGAGCATATTAGGAG GAATGGCGGGACTAGCAGGGATCATCACTTACGCCGTTAAAACAAACGAATCGGTGAATAACGTTAAATACGGGTGGGCTCTTGCCATTAACGCTGCTGGCTCGGGGTTAGCCATAGTTCTCGGAGTCGGCCTCTGCCTTTCTGGAGCATTTTTcgaaaaaggtaaaaaagagaaaaagcctTACTCACAGAGCAGCGACTACGAGCTTTCGGCTTACAACAACCCCGCCATGACTTTCGATGACCTGACTCACCAGCCTCCAGCAAGCGCACCCGGATATGCCGTCTACAACGGCCACGTCAACTACCCGGGGTCTAGGAGTAGCATGGCAGGTGGGAACCCTGGGTACGGCCCTTCCATGTACCACAGCCCCGGGATTTCCAACGGGGAATCCATGTACAACAAGGTGCCGCAGCGTCACTCGTACGTGGATGATGGCCGACTTCTGCCTCCGGGTCATGTCTACGACCTCAGCGAGGGTTACAGACCTTCTCGTTCTCGCAGCACTAGCCCCCGACCTCCCGACTATGCCACCCCCATCGCCCGGCCTGCTGTGGCCGTGTCCTACCCTGGGTATCTAGACGAGCCGGTGGGTCGTACCGCCTTTCGCGGCGATGATGCTGGGTACTTGAGGAATTCACGGGTCGTACACCCGGAGTCGAGGGCCTACTCTAACGATGACTATTACCGAGGGGTGCGTTACTGA